The window TTACATAATATGTTTTTATACCACCTTTATGTAAACAGTATTTATCTCTATAAGTAATTTAAAATACTGACTACCCAGCATTTTACTCTCTAATTTCTAATCTATTTTAAAACAATTTTAATGAATAAATCACACCCCTTTAGCTATTAGTTCTTACAGAACTGAGTCTCCAGAAAACTTTAAGATATACTTATAATTAACTATTTAGTAACAAGTTAAGAACTAAAACTTTTACTTTTTTTGGTAATTATTTAACTATAATCGACCGTTCAAACGATTACTAAATTACACCTCTAACTAATATCGATACAACTTCTACCTTAGACTGAACAATTTATAGTTATTGATCCCTGTTGAAGTACTAATTTTAGCACAAATAATTATTTATCATTCACCCTTAAGACAATCACTATGTTCTTATGTGATTTAGACTTATCCCAAGACATAACAACTGTATTTTAGAGACAATATGTCCTATCTCAAAAAAAATAAAAATCAACTTCTTGAATTGCAGTAAAAATTAGACAAACCAATGCTGTTTACGTTTAATAATAAATCCAACTTTGTACGTAAAATTGGTTAAAACTATTTCTTTATTAGTGGTTAACGTAAATGATCCAATATCAACACATAATGAATTATCAGTACCAAGTTAATGATTTTGAATACTTTGATTTGAAGATGATATTAGATTACTAAAAAAACAAAACCTCTTCATTACTCTTTAATCCTTTTAAACTTCTAATTAAAAGATCAAGCCACACCTTTAAAAATCCACTAAAAGTTGCGCTACAATTAAGTGTTTTTACTGCCATGTTATACACAACATACAACACCCAACCAACTCCACTAACAACAAACAAAAAAGCGCTCTGAAGCACTATTATTTACTATGAACCATCGACTAACAAACGTCTTAGCCTTAGGTCAATATTTTAATATATAAGCAAAACAAATAAAGGGAGAATTTAAAGCAAAAGGCGAGAGTATAGCACAAACGAAAAAGAAGCAAACCTAATAGCTTTTTGTAATTATAATCAGCCAATTTAAGTCTAATTCTAATCCATAAATTTGTGTTTAATTAATCATTATCTTAAAAGTAGAACTGAGGAATTCACCTCTCATAATTCTTTTTATAAAACTATAATTAACTAACTTATAAAAAGTAGTATGCGTCATGTATTTCTGATTATCTGCTAATTAAAGTATTGCTAGACTTCAAGAACAGGCAGCAAAACTCTATGCATATCAGAACTTACCAAGTCAATATCAGCATTAATTAGCTCATCATCCTTGCACCGCCTACAAGCGTCATTGCACAGTATATTGCCTCACTATTCCATGATAATCCATAAATATTAATGATTGGTGCATCTTAAAAGAATGGTTTGCTCAGCAGGTCTAACAGTTAGAAGGAGAAGACCACAACAACGGATAAGAGCAGGTTTTTAATGAGTTTTTTTAACCCAACTAAATATAAATATCTAAAATAACCACACTGATATTTAAACTAAAATATCATAAAAAAAGGCGATTAACTGTTGTTAATCGCCTTTTGAAAATGTAGTATTTCTTATTTTCTATTTTTTATAAGAAGCATTTAAACCTTCAATAATAGTATTAGAAAGATCATTATCTGATTTACCAAATAAAACAGAAGGACTAGCATCACTTGTACCTAATATATAGTCGTAACCATTGCTTTTACCGTACTCATTTACATAGGTTTTTACCTTAGAAATTAAAGAATCCATTTCTTTTTGAAAAGGTTCTGAAATTTTTTGTTGTTCAGCTTGCAGTTGTTGTTGTAACATTTGCTGTTTTTGACCTAACTCGTCATATTTAGCCTGAGCTGTTTTAGCTGGCATACTTTGTGCATCCATTTGAAACTTTTGAGCTTGCATTTGAAAATCTTTACCTAGACTATCTCTCCTCTGATTGAATTTATCTAAAGTTGTTTTATAATTTTCTTCCAGATCTAATTTTTCCTGAATTTTGTTAATTACTTCACCATTATCAATAAAAGCAATTTTTTGTTTTTGGCATGATGTAAAAACAGAAGCCACTAATAGTAATCCGAATACTTTTTTCATTTTATATTTTTTATGAATTTGAGCAAATGTAAATAATTAACTAAACTCAATTTCATTTTTTTTATAGATTTTACACTAAATAACTATTTCTTATGGTAAATAATATCAATTATAAGCAAACACTATTAAAAACGACCTCAAATAAAGCCCTTTAAGCTACTTTTAAAAAAACCTAATGTGATTACACATTACAAGACCACATCATCTAACCAGGTTTCTTATATTTATTTTTAGCTGTTTTTAAGCACATAAATCAACGAAGAATACTCTCCTGAAGACTTTGCTTTGTAATTTGACATGAATCCTGACCTGAATGCCTTGAAGACTTTCATCCTACCAGATTTATATTTTTCCGATAATAAACTAACATAATACGAATCAAAGAACATTGGATTTGTACTTTCAACCGTCATACTAATACTATAAAACAAGTTAGAAATTGATTTTTGATCAAAATGCCATAAGTGTCTAGGCACATCATATGCCGCCCAAAACTCTTTATAATAGATAGCATCATAACTTTTATGATTAGGAACAGCAATTAATAAGACCCCATTTGGCTTAAGTAAAGACTTAAGAACAGCTATCTTTTCTTCTAAATCTGGAACATGTTCTAGTACATGCCACAAGGTAATCACATCAAAACTCTTTTTTTCGAACGTATTTAGGTATTTTGATTCAAAAACAGAGCTATTAGTTTTACTATTTGCTATACCTCTAGCAGCCTCATTTGGTTCAATTCCCGCAACATTCCAGCCATTACTTTGAGCAGTTTTAAGAAAATCACCCGTTCCAGATCCAAAATCTAATAGCCTTTTTCCCTCTAATTCAAACGAATTAATCAGGTTTAATTTGCGCTTTAAGGACACCTTTCGGATAGCATGATACACCTTTTCAAACAAGTTTCTTCTAGAATCTGTATGAGAAATATAGTTTTCTGTTTGATAATACTCTCCCAATTTACCTAATGGCGGTTTAGGGATTGTCTTCAAATAGCCATACTTTTTATGTTCTAACAAATGAAATTCTTCACCAGAAACAGAGTGATCCTTTACTTTAAACAACACTTTTTTACCATTTTCACTTACCACAATCAATACTATTTTAGATAGCTTACCCAAAAAAGGCAGCTTATTTATACTTTTTTTTATTTTAATAACGACTCATTGTTCCACGAGGAACATTAAACCACAAATAAACAACTCTATTTTCACATGCACCCACTTATTAATAGTAATAACTATCCTAAAAAAACAACATAATTTCAATTTAAACTAAGAATTTATGGCATGTAAACTAATAAAAAAGACGCTTATAAGACTACTTACGCCCCAATAAAACCTTTAAATATGTCTTTACAAAACTACTTAACGCAAGATTATCCTATCACAACAGAGCGTCATCCAGCAACACGCTTTGCTTTTAATTCTTTACACACCTCTGTATTTACCCTATAATATTTAAAAAAACAACTACAGAAAGACACAAACCACTCGATAAACACATTCTTTATAGAACTTCAAACAGCTAAAAAAAACCTTCTGCAAGCCAAAAACAATCTCAAAAAAAGCTTTTTACCCACTCTTTACACATCAAATAACACACCATTGTTCCACGAGGAACATTAAAAAACTCCAATAAACAAATCTATTTTCACACCCACCGACCTATTATTAGTATTCATTACCATAAAAAAACATCTTAATATCAACTTAAACCTAAGACTTCCGTCATATAAACCAATCAAAAAAGGCGTTTATAACACGACTTACGGTTAACTAAACCCTTTAAATATGTCATTACAAAACGACTTAGTGAACGAATACTCATGATAAAAGAGCCCAATACGCCAATAATATTAGCTTTTAATTTATAATAAACCTCTGTATTTATACTCTAATACTAAAAAAAAGCATCTAAATAAAGACACAAATAACGCGATAAACAACACTCTTTAAAGAACTTTAAACAGTTAAACTAGCCCTCCGTAAGCCAAAAAAACCAAAAAAAACGAGTTCTCGCCACTCCTCTATACACTAAACAAAAGCAAATTGTTCCACGAGGAACACTAAAACATGAATAATAACCAGCGTTATACCCCATGTTATCCTAAACTATCGACACTTTAATCAACAGAAAAAACATATAAAAAACGAATAAATGAAACAAAAAAAAACACTTATTACAAACATTTAAAACTACAAAACCGCACATGTTCTAGGACTTTTAAGAGCTAATAAATCATAATATATTCACTTTACCACTACAAATAGAGTCAAAATGTTCCACGAGGAACACTAAAAATCCATAAATTAAGAAATAAAAACACCCATCAATTCACGTCAATCACCGCTGAAATCAATAAAAAAACATCCATACTAGGAGTAAAACCACAACTCAAAAAAGAGTATTTCACCAATTTAGACTACTAAATAAGTCATTATTTAACCCATTTCTAAACCAATAAAGCGCAAAATTCATCCCATTTTAACAACAAACAATACAAAAATATTACCCGAGAAACACACAACACTAGTAAATACACAACGTTATTTTAAATTACAAGCAACCCAATTAACGACATAACAGTCAAAATATAATCAATTAAAAGAAATAAATAACCTTTAGAAAAACAATTTATAGCGCGATTTAATCGAAAACAACATCACGAAACCTACCATATAGGGGTAAAAAAAACAACAATTAAGCCTTATAGTTTGCCATAATACAAGATGCAAATCAAAATAAACGACCAAAATAAACCGCAAAATATCGACTTCCTACTCCTCTATTAAACTATTTGAGATAAAATAAGAGCATAATTACAGACTGTAAAAGCTTAAAAACTGAACAAAAAAACACTAAAAACTACAGGCATTCTAGATCAAAAAACTTTAAATCGAGGCATTTAATTGACCATTACAGGGTAAATAAAACATAGCAATTCAAATATTTCAGCCTCTATTAAGACACTCTTCTTAAAAACATAAACGAAAAAAAACAACTAAAAAACACACAAACCCAATCGAAAACGGCTTTAAAAAAACCATATATTCCATCTAAATGAACCAAAAAAAATACTTAAAAACAATACAAAAGGATTAAACAAACAACATCAAAAAAAGGTAAATTAGATATAATTAGACTTAAAAAAAAAGACCTAAACAACGTTCCAAAACTCATCTTAATCCTTCATTACAAACTCTAAGAAAAAGAATGTTTAAACGCCTACAAAAAGAAATAACACTCACAAAAAGAAAAGAAGCCATAGCAATAAACACATAAATAAGCCTTAAAAAAAAAAGAACAACAAACAGTCCAAATAGACAAAACAAACGACCTAATTAAACAAACTAATCTCCCATATTCTCTTAATACAAACCCGAAATGCAACACCATTTATAAACAATAGAAACAAAAAAAAGGGAACGTTCCACGTGGAACGTTCCCTTTAAAACTTAAATCTATCTTCCCATATACACTAACAAAACGGAAATATCAGAAGGAGAAACCCCACTAATTCTTGAGGCCTGAGATATAGTTACCGGTTGTATTTTACCCAACTTTTCCCTTGCTTCAAAACTCATAGATTGTAATTTAGAGTAATCAAAACCTTCAGGTATCTTAATGTTTTCCAGTCGTGTTAACTTATCTGCATTACTCTTTTCCTTAGCAATATACCCAGAATATTTAACCTGGATTTCGGCTTGCTCAATGATTTCATTATCTAAATCATGATCATTAATATACTGAGAAACCGACGCCACTTGCTTCATATCCTCTATAGTCACATTAGGTCGCGCAAACATTTTAAACATCTTATCCTGTTGTCTAATCGCAGTAGAACCCTTAGCTTCCAATGCTGGATTTATCTCGTCTGGCGTCACACTTGTATCTCTAAAAAACTGCACAAACTTCTCTGCCGCATCATGCTTCTCCTCCATCCTACGCAAACGTTTCTCTGATGCCAAACCTAAATCAAAACCTTTTGGCGTTAACCTAATATCCCCATTATCCTGACGCAACAACGTTCTATATTCAGCACGAGAAGTAAACATACGATAAGGCTCTTCTGTTCCTTTTGTAATTAAATCATCTACTAACACCCCTATATAAGCCTCATCTCTCTTAAGAATAAAAGGATCGCGTTCTTGAACTTTTAACGCAGCATTTATACCCGCCATTAATCCTTGCGATGCTGCTTCCTCATAACCCGTCGTTCCATTAATTTGACCTGCAAAAAACAAACCATCAACCAATTTAGTTTCTAACGTATGCTTTAATTGTGTCGGCGGAAAATAATCATACTCTATAGCATAACCAGGTCTGAAAAATTTCACATTTTCAAATCCAACCACAGACCGCAATGCTTTAAATTGAATATCCTCCGGCAACGAAGTTGAGAAACCATTTATATAATATTCAACCGTATTCCAACCTTCAGGCTCGACAAATAATTGGTGACTATTTTTATCCGCAAAACGATTTATTTTATCTTCAATAGACGGACAATACCTTGGCCCTAAACTTTTAATTCGACCATTAAACATTGGCGACCGATCAAAACCTTCACGAAGTAAATCATGAACCTTTTGACTTGTATGAGACATGTGACAAGACCGTTGATGCGTTAATGGTTTTGTCGTATCCAAATATGAAAATTTTTCTGGATTAACATCTCCAGGTTGCTCGACCATTTTAGAAAAATCTAAAGAACGACCATCCACTCTTGGAGGTGTTCCCGTTTTCATTCTACCTGATTCAAAACCTAAATTAACCAACTGCTCTGTAATACCAGTTGCCGCTCTTTCACCTGCTCTTCCTCCCCCAAAGTTTTTATCTCCAATATGGATTAACCCATTCAAAAAAGTACCATTAGTAAGCACAACTGTTTTAGATTTAATCTTAACACCAAGAGACGTTACTACTCCACCAACTTTTCCGTTTTCAACAATTAAACCAGAAACCATTTCTTGATAAAAATCTAAATTTTTAGTCTGCTCCAAAATCAAACGCCAATCTTCTGCAAAACGCATTCTATCACTTTGCACCCTTGGACTCCACATTGCAGGTCCTTTTGATTTATTCAACATTTTAAATTGAATTGCAGAAGTATCACTCACAATCCCAGAGTAACCTCCAAGCGCATCAATCTCTCTAACAATTTGTCCTTTTGCAATTCCACCCATCGCAGGATTACAAGACATCTGTGCAATGTTTTGTAAATTCATAGTGATAAGCAAAGTCTTGCTTCCCATGTTAGCTGCCGATGCTGCAGCCTCACTTCCTGCATGACCACCACCAACGACTATTACATCATAAACTTCGTTAAACATAATATCTGTTTTACTAAATCATAAAACGTTTAGAAAACCTAAACATAAAATAATTTAAATATTTTTTTAATTATTGTTCCACGTGGAACGTTTCTATTTTTATATAAAATTAAGCTTGAAATTTTTCTACGCTAATTACATCGCTTTTAGAATTGCTAAAGCTTCATCTTCTTTACTTCGCATTACAATAGCATCAGCATCCGTTTTATCTTTATATCCACAATAATGTAAAATACCATGAACGATTACACGATGTAACTCGTCAACAAATTCAACCTCAAAATCCTTCGCATTATCCTCCACTCTTTCAATAGAAATAAAAATATCGCCTTGTAGTGTTTTTCCTACTGAGTAATCAAAACTGATTACATCAGTTAAAGTGTCATGTTGTAAAAACTCAACATTTAATTTATGGAGATAATCGTCATTACAAAACACATAGTTTATCTCGTCCTCCTTGCAGTTTTCCTTATTTATTATAGTAGATATCCATTTCGTGATTTTAGCGTCATCTAGACCCTTAAAATCGATTTCGTAATTAAAACTAATCATTTTTCTGTTTAAAGTACTGTTGTGCTTTTTGTTTATACAATTCTTGCAAAGGTAATGTTTGCTTATTCAATATTTCTGTAGTGTTAAAATATTGTTTCGCTTTATCCAATTGATTAGTCGTTGTCTTTTTAAAATCTTTAGAATTTGTTTCAGATTCTCGTTTTTGTTCCTGTCCCTGTTCCAAGGTTGCATTTTCTAATTTTAGCAATTGATGCTGTAAATTTTTCATTTTACTTAAAGTCTCATTAGTAAAACCGTTATTTATAAGATCCATCTCCACCTCTTCCATATCTCTAAGAAGTTGTCTAGCATCTCTACTTTCACCCAAACCATCCCTATCCAATCTTTCTTCTAAAGCTTGACGTAACATTTGTTGTTCTTGATAAATTTTAAATAACTCACCATTGACATCTTCACTAAATCCGTTTGTTCCTTTTTGATCACCGCCTTGCCCCTCTTTCCCGTCTTTACCAGAATTACCTTGCTTTCCATCCTTACCACCTTCTCCTTCACCCTCACCTTCTCCTTCTTTACCTTTTTCTCCCGCTTCACCTTTATCTCCATCCTCATCTTTTTCGCCATCTTTACCCTTTTTAACACCTTTCTCCATTTTTTTAGCCAATGCTTCCTGACTAATAATAATGTCCGGCATAGGCGTGCCTCCCTCGCCTTCTCCTGGCATTGGCATACCCATTTGATTTTGTAGATTATCTAATGCATCACTTAAAAAATCTGCTAAGTTATTTGCTCCAGTAACCACGTATTGCTGAGATGCGACCCCTTGAAAAATTCCATTTTCAGAGAACTCTTCTAAAGATTTATCTATATAATAATACACTTCATTAAGTTCCCTATTTATATCTTCAGAAAATTTAGGTTGTCGTAATGATATTGCAAACAAACTATCATCGACATGTTCAAAATGTGTTCGCAACTCCTTCTGTTTCTTAAGATAATTAGCATACTCACTATGATTGATTTCAATACTTTTAAATTGATTCATTAAGGCTTCCTCATTCATAGAAAAGATGACAAGATTATCCAAAATTTGACGTAACATCACTATATCTTCTTCCAATTGATCCTTAGCAGCTCCAGACATTTGCATTTGCATACTCATGCTCATCTTTTTCATTTTCTGAGCTGCGTTTTTCTGTTTCTTTTTAGCAGACTCTTGCTTCTCTTGTTTTTCCTGTTGATCTTGAGCATCTTGTTTATCCTTTAAATCCTCGCTCGCCTCCTTTTGCTCTTCTTTGATGTTATCCTCGTTGTTTTTATCACGCGGCACATCCATAGGTTTTTTTAAATCGTTATTATCCTTTTCTAACTGTTGTAATTGCTCCTGTAACTCGTCAAACTTCTTATTAATATCGTCCTGCTTTTCTTTTGTATTATCCTCTGCTTTAGCATTTGCTAATTTATCTTGCTCTTTTGCCAATTTATCAAGCTCCTCAGCAATCTTCTCCATTTTTTTTGTCACATAATATCTTTTAGTCAACTCCACTAATTGCTCCAAACTCCGTTTTTGACTTTTAGCTTTTTTAGCCAAATTATCCAATCGCTTGGAAAAATTTTCTTTACTAAACTTCTCTCTAAGTTTCTCCAACTCGTCCAAAAGTTTTTCATCTTGTTCAAGCTGTTCCTCGTTATCTTTTAATCGTTCTTTTAAATCCTCCTTAAATTGATCTTTTTCCTGCTTATCCTTTTGAAATTCATTTAAATTATCTTTCAACTTTTTATTAAATTGCTTCATCATCTGATCCTGCTCTTTTTGACGTTTTAAAAAGCTTTCCAACTTTTTCTTATCGTTAAAATTAAGCTCCGACTTTTCTTTTTGAGTTTTAGACAATTCTTGCAATTCTTTCTGCTGCTTATCAAATTTTTCTAAAGACTGACTTAAGTTCTGAATCGTTTGATTCTGTTCTTGTAATTGCTTTTTTTCTTCTTCATCTTGGGTACGTTTCCTATAACTAAAAACGGAACTTTTGGTACGCTTATTTTTATTTACTGCATCATTGTCAAACACCTCAAAATACAAATCGTAAGACTTACCATCTTCAATAGGTAGGTTATTAGGAAATGCACTAATAAATTGATCAAAATTAGTTTTAGAAACAGGTATATTAACAACTTTCTTTTCGCCTTCATTTCCGCTAGGATAATACACCAACTGCAATTTATTTAAACCATAATCATCTGTAACCTCTCCCCTAAAATACAAAGATTGCTGATCCAAACTATCCGTTTTAACTTCCACCTTAAGTTCTGGATACTGGTCTTTTATAACCTGAATGCTATAAGCTAAAGTTTCGTAATTTTTTAAGTCCTTATTACTTGTACTAATGTTATAATTAAAGTTGTTATAGACACTTTTGGAAGCTTCAAATAGACCTACTTTATCACTTGAAAATGCTATGGTATCAAGTCCAATTAGTTCTACTTGGTCCGTAGCCTTAGTTTGTAATTGCCATGCTACTTTTGTCCCTTGAGGTACAATAGCATTACCATTACCTTTTAAAACCTCATCCTGTTTATTAGTATAATTTGGGTAATCCAAAACCATACTAAAACTAAGCAACGTTGGCACCTCAACCACCTGTAAAGTATATGGTTTAGACGTGATTCCGTTAGCAGATAACGTAAATGTAATATCTTGGTTTGGTTGTTCAAAAACATATTCAAAACTACCTGCTTGGCGTTGCTGTAAATAATAAGTTTCGCTATTAAAAGTAATCTGTGCGTCTTCCGGAATAACAGCACCTTCCGTTGTTGCCATTAGTCTAAATTCTTTATTTTGCGTTGTCTGCAAGTCTTCATTCAACACAAAAAATTGAAAAGGTGCTGGTGCCTCATAAGCCG is drawn from Psychroserpens sp. NJDZ02 and contains these coding sequences:
- a CDS encoding OmpH family outer membrane protein, producing MKKVFGLLLVASVFTSCQKQKIAFIDNGEVINKIQEKLDLEENYKTTLDKFNQRRDSLGKDFQMQAQKFQMDAQSMPAKTAQAKYDELGQKQQMLQQQLQAEQQKISEPFQKEMDSLISKVKTYVNEYGKSNGYDYILGTSDASPSVLFGKSDNDLSNTIIEGLNASYKK
- a CDS encoding class I SAM-dependent methyltransferase, which codes for MGKLSKIVLIVVSENGKKVLFKVKDHSVSGEEFHLLEHKKYGYLKTIPKPPLGKLGEYYQTENYISHTDSRRNLFEKVYHAIRKVSLKRKLNLINSFELEGKRLLDFGSGTGDFLKTAQSNGWNVAGIEPNEAARGIANSKTNSSVFESKYLNTFEKKSFDVITLWHVLEHVPDLEEKIAVLKSLLKPNGVLLIAVPNHKSYDAIYYKEFWAAYDVPRHLWHFDQKSISNLFYSISMTVESTNPMFFDSYYVSLLSEKYKSGRMKVFKAFRSGFMSNYKAKSSGEYSSLIYVLKNS
- the mnmG gene encoding tRNA uridine-5-carboxymethylaminomethyl(34) synthesis enzyme MnmG, which produces MFNEVYDVIVVGGGHAGSEAAASAANMGSKTLLITMNLQNIAQMSCNPAMGGIAKGQIVREIDALGGYSGIVSDTSAIQFKMLNKSKGPAMWSPRVQSDRMRFAEDWRLILEQTKNLDFYQEMVSGLIVENGKVGGVVTSLGVKIKSKTVVLTNGTFLNGLIHIGDKNFGGGRAGERAATGITEQLVNLGFESGRMKTGTPPRVDGRSLDFSKMVEQPGDVNPEKFSYLDTTKPLTHQRSCHMSHTSQKVHDLLREGFDRSPMFNGRIKSLGPRYCPSIEDKINRFADKNSHQLFVEPEGWNTVEYYINGFSTSLPEDIQFKALRSVVGFENVKFFRPGYAIEYDYFPPTQLKHTLETKLVDGLFFAGQINGTTGYEEAASQGLMAGINAALKVQERDPFILKRDEAYIGVLVDDLITKGTEEPYRMFTSRAEYRTLLRQDNGDIRLTPKGFDLGLASEKRLRRMEEKHDAAEKFVQFFRDTSVTPDEINPALEAKGSTAIRQQDKMFKMFARPNVTIEDMKQVASVSQYINDHDLDNEIIEQAEIQVKYSGYIAKEKSNADKLTRLENIKIPEGFDYSKLQSMSFEAREKLGKIQPVTISQASRISGVSPSDISVLLVYMGR
- the ybeY gene encoding rRNA maturation RNase YbeY produces the protein MISFNYEIDFKGLDDAKITKWISTIINKENCKEDEINYVFCNDDYLHKLNVEFLQHDTLTDVISFDYSVGKTLQGDIFISIERVEDNAKDFEVEFVDELHRVIVHGILHYCGYKDKTDADAIVMRSKEDEALAILKAM
- a CDS encoding DUF4175 family protein — translated: MNNFYNIQSKLEQFIRKYYTNELIKGVILFFSIGLLYFLFTLLIEHLLWLNSSARTLLFWLFVAVELGLFVKFIVFPLAKLFKLQKGIGYKEASTIIGNHFPEVSDKLLNVLQLKEEANTSELLLASIDQKAEALDPIPFKLAINFKQNIKYLKYAAIPLVILLISAISGKMNWFSDSYERVVNYQTAYEAPAPFQFFVLNEDLQTTQNKEFRLMATTEGAVIPEDAQITFNSETYYLQQRQAGSFEYVFEQPNQDITFTLSANGITSKPYTLQVVEVPTLLSFSMVLDYPNYTNKQDEVLKGNGNAIVPQGTKVAWQLQTKATDQVELIGLDTIAFSSDKVGLFEASKSVYNNFNYNISTSNKDLKNYETLAYSIQVIKDQYPELKVEVKTDSLDQQSLYFRGEVTDDYGLNKLQLVYYPSGNEGEKKVVNIPVSKTNFDQFISAFPNNLPIEDGKSYDLYFEVFDNDAVNKNKRTKSSVFSYRKRTQDEEEKKQLQEQNQTIQNLSQSLEKFDKQQKELQELSKTQKEKSELNFNDKKKLESFLKRQKEQDQMMKQFNKKLKDNLNEFQKDKQEKDQFKEDLKERLKDNEEQLEQDEKLLDELEKLREKFSKENFSKRLDNLAKKAKSQKRSLEQLVELTKRYYVTKKMEKIAEELDKLAKEQDKLANAKAEDNTKEKQDDINKKFDELQEQLQQLEKDNNDLKKPMDVPRDKNNEDNIKEEQKEASEDLKDKQDAQDQQEKQEKQESAKKKQKNAAQKMKKMSMSMQMQMSGAAKDQLEEDIVMLRQILDNLVIFSMNEEALMNQFKSIEINHSEYANYLKKQKELRTHFEHVDDSLFAISLRQPKFSEDINRELNEVYYYIDKSLEEFSENGIFQGVASQQYVVTGANNLADFLSDALDNLQNQMGMPMPGEGEGGTPMPDIIISQEALAKKMEKGVKKGKDGEKDEDGDKGEAGEKGKEGEGEGEGEGGKDGKQGNSGKDGKEGQGGDQKGTNGFSEDVNGELFKIYQEQQMLRQALEERLDRDGLGESRDARQLLRDMEEVEMDLINNGFTNETLSKMKNLQHQLLKLENATLEQGQEQKRESETNSKDFKKTTTNQLDKAKQYFNTTEILNKQTLPLQELYKQKAQQYFKQKND